In a genomic window of Ranitomeya imitator isolate aRanImi1 chromosome 5, aRanImi1.pri, whole genome shotgun sequence:
- the OTOS gene encoding otospiralin, translating into MKLLLIGLYFTCFLLGSFLDARPVHEEDDPYLEAPAHPYWPFSTSDFWQYVEHFRTMGAYENINDLARTFFAHYPIGDTLGYTSRDDHEH; encoded by the exons ATGAAGCTGCTTCTGATTGGGTTATATTTCACCTGTTTTCTTCTGGGGTCATTTCTTG ATGCCAGACCTGTACATGAGGAGGACG ACCCATATTTAGAGGCTCCTGCTCACCCTTACTGGCCCTTCTCTACCTCGGATTTCTGGCAGTATGTCGAGCATTTCCGCACAATGGGTGCATATGAGAACATCAATGACCTAGCTCGCACTTTCTTTGCTCACTATCCTATTGGAGATACCCTGGGATACACAAGCCGTGACGACCATGAGCATTAG